A stretch of Paenibacillus mucilaginosus 3016 DNA encodes these proteins:
- a CDS encoding PadR family transcriptional regulator yields MRFYDHRFHQGRHPGRRRPDPEHGYGEMDLRHRHGGFGGRGEGRRRFFERGEFKFALLELLATEPMHGYQLIKAMEEKTGGLYTPSAGSVYPNLQLLEDMKLIGSGESDGKKLYHITDEGRTFLQQRAEEETERAETRWEHPGRHGGRHGQHGRHGHGRGGKHELRGLMREWSEVIYLMARAAEAAQEAPSSKEAVRFQELVAGFQEGLKDLLASVPDAPADDPGSSQAAPDSPADDKPAN; encoded by the coding sequence ATGAGATTTTACGATCACCGGTTTCACCAGGGCCGTCACCCGGGGCGCCGACGCCCGGACCCGGAGCACGGTTATGGGGAGATGGACCTCAGACACCGTCACGGCGGATTCGGGGGACGGGGCGAAGGCAGACGGCGGTTCTTTGAGCGCGGGGAATTCAAATTCGCCCTCCTGGAGCTGCTGGCCACGGAGCCGATGCACGGCTATCAGCTGATCAAGGCGATGGAGGAGAAGACCGGCGGATTGTATACCCCGAGCGCCGGTTCGGTTTATCCCAATCTGCAGCTGCTGGAGGACATGAAGCTGATCGGCTCCGGCGAAAGCGACGGGAAGAAGCTGTATCATATCACCGACGAGGGCCGGACGTTCCTTCAGCAGCGAGCCGAAGAGGAGACCGAACGGGCGGAGACCCGCTGGGAGCATCCGGGACGGCACGGCGGCAGGCACGGGCAGCACGGAAGACACGGACACGGCCGGGGCGGCAAGCATGAGCTCCGCGGCCTCATGAGAGAATGGTCCGAAGTCATCTACCTGATGGCAAGAGCCGCGGAAGCCGCACAGGAAGCTCCATCCTCCAAGGAGGCAGTCCGGTTTCAGGAACTGGTGGCCGGCTTTCAGGAAGGCTTGAAGGATCTGTTGGCTTCTGTGCCGGACGCCCCTGCGGATGATCCCGGCTCTTCACAGGCGGCACCGGATTCGCCTGCTGACGACAAGCCTGCCAATTGA